The following coding sequences lie in one Kribbella sp. NBC_00709 genomic window:
- a CDS encoding GntR family transcriptional regulator: MPPKLERPAPPYQQIATEIRTRISSGELQAGDLVPSVRSLMRDYGVAIATAQRALTTLRAEGYIKPERGVGSIVTTEEERGRAANDRVDSSRRTGKIYPTGSYAKITEAGITEASEQVADALGLKRGTPVIRRVRTTYRSDDKPASASTSYYRGHLAEKAPLLLTRERIKEGTFAYIANILKREVDAWQDQFEPATASAEQAERLGLDEGALIMLGRNWIYDDTGEVLEYGESITFGRVTYRGRLGDSPTRVSR, from the coding sequence ATGCCCCCGAAGCTGGAGCGTCCCGCTCCGCCGTATCAGCAGATCGCCACCGAGATTCGCACTCGAATCTCCAGTGGTGAGTTGCAGGCTGGCGATTTGGTGCCGTCTGTGCGGTCGCTGATGCGTGACTACGGCGTGGCTATCGCTACTGCACAGCGCGCACTGACCACTCTGCGAGCCGAGGGGTACATCAAGCCTGAGCGCGGTGTGGGAAGCATCGTGACGACGGAGGAGGAGCGCGGTCGAGCTGCCAACGACCGTGTGGACAGCTCTCGGCGTACCGGCAAGATCTATCCCACCGGGAGCTACGCGAAGATCACCGAGGCCGGGATCACCGAGGCGTCAGAACAGGTTGCCGATGCCTTGGGCCTGAAGCGTGGCACTCCGGTCATTCGCCGCGTCCGGACGACCTATCGGTCAGATGACAAGCCGGCCTCCGCATCGACGTCGTACTACCGCGGGCACCTGGCAGAGAAGGCACCGCTGCTTCTGACCCGCGAGCGGATCAAGGAAGGCACGTTCGCCTACATCGCGAACATCCTGAAGCGTGAGGTCGACGCATGGCAGGACCAGTTCGAACCAGCTACGGCTAGCGCTGAGCAAGCGGAACGACTGGGTCTCGACGAGGGCGCCCTCATCATGCTCGGGCGGAACTGGATCTACGACGACACCGGCGAGGTGTTGGAGTACGGCGAGAGCATCACTTTCGGGCGCGTGACCTATCGGGGTCGGCTCGGCGACTCCCCCACCCGTGTCTCTCGTTGA
- a CDS encoding phosphoribosylaminoimidazolesuccinocarboxamide synthase, with amino-acid sequence MELLHRGKVRDVYSDRPGEVILVATDRVSVYDVVLPTPIPDKGKLLTSLSLWWFEQLADVMPNHVISATDVPAEFEGRAVRCRHVDIVQVECIARGYLAGLGWDAYRETGKISGVEIGPGLLEGDKLPEPVFTPTTKTAPEDGHDEPMTFDEVSDAVGSELAETLKEKTLELFKRATVITDDRGVHLADTKFEFGLAKDGTLVLADEVLTSDSSRYWRDEDWKPGQRQISYDKQFVRDWARDLGTWDKTPPGPEIPATVVEETRARYVAMYERITGLKWE; translated from the coding sequence GTGGAGCTGCTACATCGAGGCAAGGTTCGAGACGTGTACAGCGATCGCCCGGGGGAGGTGATCCTGGTTGCGACTGATCGGGTGTCGGTCTATGACGTGGTGCTGCCTACGCCGATACCTGACAAGGGGAAGTTGCTGACGAGTCTGTCGCTGTGGTGGTTCGAGCAGCTGGCGGACGTGATGCCGAACCATGTCATCTCGGCTACCGATGTGCCGGCCGAATTCGAGGGCCGCGCAGTCCGGTGCCGACACGTCGACATCGTGCAGGTTGAGTGCATCGCCCGCGGCTACTTGGCCGGCCTCGGTTGGGACGCCTATCGAGAGACCGGGAAGATCTCTGGTGTTGAGATCGGTCCTGGGCTACTTGAGGGTGACAAGCTCCCTGAGCCGGTGTTCACGCCGACGACCAAGACAGCCCCGGAGGACGGCCACGATGAGCCGATGACCTTCGATGAGGTCTCGGACGCCGTTGGGTCAGAGCTCGCGGAAACTCTCAAGGAGAAGACGCTAGAGCTCTTCAAGCGAGCGACGGTAATCACCGATGATCGAGGTGTACACCTCGCGGACACGAAGTTCGAGTTCGGTCTCGCGAAGGACGGGACACTCGTCCTGGCCGATGAGGTTCTGACGTCGGATTCCTCGAGGTACTGGCGTGACGAGGACTGGAAGCCGGGACAGCGGCAGATCTCGTACGACAAGCAGTTCGTACGAGACTGGGCTCGCGATCTAGGTACTTGGGACAAGACTCCCCCAGGCCCTGAGATTCCTGCGACGGTCGTTGAGGAGACACGGGCTCGCTACGTTGCCATGTACGAACGCATCACGGGTCTGAAGTGGGAATGA
- a CDS encoding Shedu anti-phage system protein SduA domain-containing protein — protein sequence MGFEDEFDVWLGQQPTQEGHLGYKKAVVKNGPKAYKTVRLAQFGDSRSGEIKRTELRFATFGKLPDGGGYNFATPAQQWFCENSEIDIVTSFLNTEIERSGRYRIVDSEDPVSMLATVLADEVVDTEELSAALLRNGRVRDLLPLLLTDNTARLLAEQAAIQRRRDLLKSLVELVELPETTETDVQAQMGNEYWIFGGRYTGVAKRDLLKMDAYDIPLICADGSLHIVELKGPRISGLVRLHRSHWIVGEEVHEAVSQTMSYLRTLDETGSTMETQYRKEKGLNYDMRRNFATVVIGHPSHNKETKDEQIISEAIRTYNAHLSRVQVVTYQDLLTTAMRALDFEEETIEPMTTNTAEVDDPWAASPSRTDPWATPPADPWD from the coding sequence GTGGGGTTTGAGGACGAGTTTGATGTTTGGCTTGGACAACAGCCAACACAGGAAGGGCATTTAGGCTACAAAAAAGCCGTTGTGAAGAATGGACCAAAGGCCTATAAGACGGTTCGCCTGGCGCAGTTTGGCGACAGCAGGAGCGGCGAGATAAAACGAACCGAATTGCGATTCGCCACCTTCGGAAAATTGCCGGATGGTGGCGGGTATAATTTCGCTACCCCCGCTCAGCAATGGTTCTGCGAAAATAGCGAGATCGACATCGTGACCAGCTTCTTGAATACCGAGATTGAACGTTCTGGTCGCTACCGGATCGTGGATTCAGAGGATCCGGTATCTATGTTGGCCACGGTATTGGCCGATGAAGTAGTCGATACCGAGGAGCTCTCCGCCGCACTGCTTCGTAATGGTCGGGTCAGAGATCTATTGCCACTACTGTTGACCGACAATACTGCCCGCCTACTCGCTGAGCAGGCGGCAATCCAGCGGCGGCGCGATCTCTTGAAGAGCTTGGTTGAGTTGGTGGAGCTGCCGGAGACAACCGAAACAGACGTTCAGGCCCAGATGGGCAATGAGTACTGGATCTTCGGCGGTCGATACACTGGGGTAGCAAAGCGGGATCTACTGAAGATGGATGCATACGACATCCCGCTGATCTGCGCAGATGGCAGTCTGCACATTGTTGAGCTAAAAGGCCCACGGATTAGTGGATTGGTCCGCCTACACCGCAGTCATTGGATTGTTGGCGAAGAGGTTCACGAGGCAGTGTCGCAGACCATGAGCTACCTGCGAACGCTTGATGAAACGGGCTCAACGATGGAGACCCAGTATCGCAAAGAGAAGGGTCTCAATTACGACATGCGGAGGAATTTCGCAACAGTCGTTATCGGCCATCCGTCCCACAACAAGGAGACGAAGGATGAGCAGATCATCAGTGAGGCAATCCGCACTTACAACGCGCATCTGTCGCGCGTGCAGGTCGTCACCTACCAAGATCTATTGACCACTGCCATGCGTGCTCTGGACTTCGAGGAAGAGACCATCGAGCCAATGACTACCAACACGGCAGAGGTCGATGACCCGTGGGCGGCATCACCGTCAAGAACTGATCCATGGGCTACACCACCCGCCGATCCTTGGGACTAG
- a CDS encoding tyrosine-type recombinase/integrase, which translates to MSYALDAWLEVHEADDSTLDRYRELADRTIGPALGDVPISKLGTRALEQFYAQLRRCRVRCDGKPFIEHRTAGEHECRVVVKHRWPPGRPSAKTRAEHDCAAAGCKVAECPPHVCKPLSAGTVRKIHFVISGALAAAVRWEWIGSNPAAEAKKPKQAPPQPQPPTSDEGSRILAASWEQDFAWGMLIWLKMVTGARRGELLALRWHDLHLDQGVLEIRRNFTHRNGKAREKDTKTHQMRRISLDPGTVELLGTHRLNYQEQLTRLGVAFDESAFVFSYEADHSRPCNPDGVSHRYTEMCIRLGIKSHLHTLRHYSATELISSGVDIRTVAGRLGHGGGGTTTLRVYAAWVAESDRQAANVLAGRLPKPRSTTRSD; encoded by the coding sequence TTGTCGTACGCGCTGGACGCGTGGCTCGAAGTCCACGAGGCAGATGACTCCACGCTCGATCGGTACCGCGAACTAGCCGACCGGACCATCGGTCCAGCCCTCGGTGACGTACCGATCTCGAAGCTCGGAACCCGTGCCCTGGAACAGTTCTACGCGCAGCTGCGACGCTGCAGAGTGAGGTGCGACGGGAAGCCGTTCATCGAGCACCGCACCGCCGGCGAACACGAATGCCGTGTGGTAGTGAAACACCGGTGGCCACCAGGCCGGCCCTCAGCGAAGACCCGCGCCGAGCACGACTGCGCCGCGGCTGGATGCAAGGTGGCCGAGTGCCCGCCGCATGTCTGCAAGCCTTTGTCAGCAGGGACAGTCCGCAAGATTCACTTCGTGATCAGTGGCGCGCTTGCGGCTGCAGTTCGATGGGAGTGGATCGGCAGCAATCCCGCAGCCGAGGCGAAGAAGCCGAAGCAGGCGCCTCCGCAACCGCAGCCTCCTACATCCGACGAAGGGTCGCGGATCCTTGCTGCCTCCTGGGAGCAAGACTTCGCCTGGGGCATGCTGATCTGGTTGAAGATGGTGACGGGAGCGCGACGCGGCGAGCTGCTCGCGCTGCGCTGGCATGACTTGCACCTGGACCAAGGTGTGCTCGAGATCCGCCGCAACTTCACCCACCGAAACGGGAAGGCGCGAGAGAAGGACACCAAAACACATCAGATGCGCCGCATCAGCCTGGACCCGGGAACGGTTGAGTTGCTCGGCACACACCGCCTCAACTACCAGGAGCAGCTGACGAGGCTTGGTGTGGCGTTCGATGAGTCAGCGTTTGTCTTCTCCTACGAGGCGGACCACAGCCGACCGTGCAACCCGGACGGCGTAAGCCACCGGTACACCGAGATGTGCATAAGGCTGGGCATCAAGAGTCACCTCCACACCTTGCGGCACTATTCGGCAACCGAGCTGATCAGTTCCGGCGTAGACATCCGCACAGTCGCCGGCCGCCTGGGCCACGGCGGTGGCGGCACAACAACGCTTCGCGTCTACGCTGCGTGGGTTGCTGAGTCAGACCGCCAGGCAGCCAACGTGCTCGCCGGCCGCCTGCCAAAGCCACGCTCGACCACCCGATCCGACTGA
- a CDS encoding IS3 family transposase (programmed frameshift) produces MPKAFPEEFRRDVVAVARKGEAPIAQIARDFGISQSCLTRWLKLADIEDGNRPGATQQESAELREAKKRVRQLEQENEILRRAAAYFARDNQPKMMYPLVLDLAADKIPVAVTCRVLGFSKQAFYKWRANPVTPRDYDDAHLINAAREIHGDDPGFGYRFIADELPGKGITASENRVARLCSQERLWSIHSKKRGLNRKAGPPVHDDLVKRVFTAAAPNLVWLTDITEHATTEGKLYLCAIKDVYSNRIVGYSIDSRMKASLAVTALRNAVALRTPAAGLIVHSDRGSQFRSKKFIRVLKAHQLRGSMGRVGACGDNAAMESFFALLQKNVLDRQRWTSRHQLRLAIVSWIETSYHRKRRQRRLGRLTPIEFETIQPVALAA; encoded by the exons ATGCCGAAAGCCTTTCCTGAGGAGTTCCGTCGTGACGTGGTCGCGGTCGCCCGCAAGGGCGAGGCGCCGATCGCGCAGATCGCAAGGGACTTCGGGATCTCTCAGTCGTGTCTGACACGGTGGCTGAAACTGGCCGATATCGAAGACGGCAACCGCCCGGGCGCGACCCAGCAGGAGTCGGCCGAGCTGCGGGAGGCGAAGAAGAGGGTTCGGCAGTTGGAGCAGGAGAACGAGATCCTGCGCCGGGCTGCGGCCTACTTCGCCCGTGACA ATCAACCCAAAATGATGTACCCGCTGGTCCTTGACCTGGCCGCCGACAAGATCCCTGTCGCGGTGACCTGCCGGGTGCTCGGCTTCAGCAAGCAAGCCTTCTACAAGTGGCGCGCAAACCCTGTCACACCACGCGATTACGACGATGCCCACCTGATCAACGCCGCTCGCGAGATCCACGGCGACGACCCCGGCTTCGGCTACCGGTTCATCGCCGACGAACTCCCGGGCAAGGGCATCACCGCGAGCGAGAACCGGGTCGCCCGACTGTGCTCACAAGAACGGCTCTGGTCGATCCACTCCAAGAAACGCGGCCTGAACCGCAAAGCCGGCCCGCCCGTTCACGACGATCTCGTGAAGCGGGTGTTCACCGCAGCCGCGCCGAACCTGGTCTGGCTGACCGATATCACCGAGCACGCCACGACAGAAGGCAAGTTGTATTTGTGCGCGATCAAGGATGTCTACTCCAACCGGATCGTCGGTTACTCCATCGACTCACGCATGAAGGCGTCCCTGGCCGTGACCGCCCTGCGTAACGCGGTCGCACTGCGCACACCCGCAGCCGGGCTCATCGTCCACAGCGACCGCGGCAGCCAGTTCCGGTCCAAGAAGTTCATCCGGGTCCTCAAAGCCCACCAACTACGCGGCTCGATGGGCCGGGTCGGAGCCTGCGGCGACAACGCCGCCATGGAATCCTTCTTCGCCCTGCTCCAGAAGAACGTCCTGGACCGGCAACGCTGGACCAGCCGCCACCAACTACGGCTGGCGATCGTCTCCTGGATCGAAACCAGCTACCACCGAAAGCGCCGGCAACGCCGCCTCGGCAGACTCACACCCATCGAGTTTGAGACAATTCAACCCGTCGCACTCGCGGCCTGA
- a CDS encoding SulP family inorganic anion transporter yields MTRVGLLFGSLAGYRPRWLRRDLVAGLTVWAVLVPESLAYATIAGVSPVVGLYAAVPALVLYAAVGSSRHLVVGPMSATAALSAGIVGTFVATGDNRYAALTTALALVTGVLGVAAGLARLGFLASFISEPVLKGFIVGLALTIVAGQLPKLFGIEGGDGDFFAKLWHLLTSLDQTSGATLAIGLLSLVVVLGLRRWLPLVPGSLVVVLLGIAAVALFDLDQHGVAIVGQIQSGLPTFGLPDGLTWDDYLALVGPAGGVLLVGFAEGLAAAKTYAARAGYDIDADRELAGLGVANLGAGLASGMVVNGSLSKTAVNGGAGARSQFSGLMVAALTVVTLLFLTSLFEQLPEATLAAIVIAAVIELVDIAALRRLYRVWSERLGGIYGPATRADFLAAIAAMLGVLVFDTLPGLVIGIAVSMTLLLYRASRPHVTRLVRSADPDRPGLWVDADRHPDLRPEDGILVIRVESGLFFANSDHVRDSIRALATPGSLAVVLDGESSPFIDVTAAGMLDQLSRELAARDVRLYLARDIGQVRDVLHHTDNGAGLVIYRDIDAAITAARAHPQRPD; encoded by the coding sequence GTGACCCGCGTGGGGTTGCTGTTTGGTTCGCTAGCCGGGTATCGGCCCCGTTGGCTGCGCCGCGATTTGGTCGCGGGCCTGACAGTGTGGGCGGTGCTGGTACCCGAGTCACTGGCCTACGCCACGATCGCCGGCGTCTCGCCGGTCGTAGGCCTGTACGCGGCAGTGCCGGCACTGGTGCTCTACGCGGCAGTCGGAAGTTCCCGACACCTGGTGGTCGGTCCGATGTCGGCGACCGCGGCGTTGTCGGCCGGCATCGTCGGCACCTTCGTCGCCACTGGCGACAATCGATACGCCGCGCTGACTACCGCGCTCGCGCTGGTCACCGGGGTCCTCGGCGTGGCTGCCGGACTGGCGCGGCTGGGGTTTCTCGCCTCGTTCATCTCCGAGCCGGTGTTGAAGGGGTTCATCGTCGGGTTGGCGCTGACGATCGTGGCCGGACAACTCCCCAAGCTATTCGGCATCGAGGGTGGCGACGGCGACTTCTTCGCCAAGCTTTGGCACCTGCTCACCTCCCTGGACCAGACGAGCGGGGCCACGCTGGCGATCGGCCTGCTGAGCCTGGTCGTGGTGCTGGGACTGCGCCGGTGGCTGCCGCTCGTCCCGGGGTCGCTAGTGGTGGTTCTGCTCGGCATCGCCGCCGTCGCCCTGTTCGACCTCGACCAGCACGGCGTGGCGATCGTCGGACAGATCCAGTCCGGTCTGCCGACCTTCGGCCTCCCTGACGGGTTGACGTGGGACGACTACCTCGCCCTGGTGGGGCCGGCCGGCGGAGTGCTGCTGGTCGGATTTGCCGAGGGACTGGCGGCGGCGAAGACGTACGCCGCCCGGGCCGGCTACGACATCGACGCCGACCGGGAGCTGGCCGGTTTGGGCGTGGCGAACCTCGGCGCCGGCCTCGCCTCCGGGATGGTCGTCAACGGCAGCCTGTCCAAGACCGCCGTCAACGGCGGGGCCGGCGCCCGCTCCCAGTTCAGCGGGCTGATGGTTGCCGCGCTCACGGTCGTGACGTTGCTGTTCCTGACCAGCCTGTTCGAGCAACTCCCGGAGGCCACCCTGGCCGCCATCGTGATCGCCGCGGTCATCGAGCTGGTCGACATCGCCGCCCTGCGCCGGCTGTATCGCGTCTGGTCCGAACGGCTGGGCGGCATCTACGGCCCCGCCACCCGCGCGGACTTCCTCGCCGCGATCGCCGCGATGCTCGGCGTACTCGTCTTCGACACCCTGCCCGGCCTGGTCATCGGCATCGCCGTCTCGATGACTCTGTTGCTCTACCGAGCCAGCCGGCCACACGTGACCCGGCTGGTCCGCAGCGCCGACCCCGACCGGCCAGGACTCTGGGTGGACGCCGACCGGCACCCCGACCTCCGCCCCGAGGACGGCATCCTCGTGATCCGCGTGGAATCCGGGCTGTTCTTCGCCAACTCCGATCACGTCCGCGACAGCATCCGTGCCCTCGCCACACCCGGCTCCCTCGCCGTCGTACTGGACGGCGAGAGCAGCCCGTTCATCGACGTCACCGCGGCCGGCATGCTCGATCAACTCAGCCGCGAACTCGCAGCCCGCGACGTCCGCCTCTACCTCGCCCGCGACATCGGCCAGGTCCGCGACGTCCTCCACCACACCGACAACGGAGCAGGACTCGTGATCTATCGGGACATCGACGCCGCCATCACCGCGGCCCGAGCACATCCGCAACGACCTGACTGA